Within Quercus lobata isolate SW786 chromosome 5, ValleyOak3.0 Primary Assembly, whole genome shotgun sequence, the genomic segment TCCTCTTAATATCAATTCTATCACAAGAAGGTTAGGCAGATTATCACATTATCAATGAAAATAATGTGTTagcaaaatataaatacaaaaacttagtaatattttgtttcttaaaaagtaaaattgaaaaaaaaaatatttaagtacATGAATTTATATTCTATAaagttaaatataaattatttattttttgaaaaaaaaaaattgattgatatttaaatattaaaaaaaatgtcattaattaaattatggtCTTAGGGATCTCAAATGGTATCTAACTAACCTGTTTAATATCCTTCTTAAATTACACCTCATAAACATTTATAATAtagccaaattttatttttcatttttgttagaAAAGGTTATAtcatctaaataataataatcattcaatatattttctcaaattttttacacCCATCATCAATGATATAATCGTTTTCACTTTATTCCATGAACATCCGTTTCTTACTTTGTGTGTCTGCCACACAACTTCATGGCTGATATCAGCAAACAGGCATCGCAAGTGAGTGCACTTGCATGCCTTCATTTAGGCTAAGGGGTTATATATGAAATCGTTGATTATGTCACAAACCAAAAAGAGAATTATTAAGCCATCTCTCTCACTATAGGTTTGAGTTCCTTTTTAAGCTTTTCAAGAAGTTCCCATTTTCTTATTGTTTGCTTTTGCCaataaagtaaagaaacaaaaagcaaacaaatctttttagcttttcaaaaattaaattaaaaacatgacTCACATGCATACAAggagttttatatttttggtttctcattttttttttttttggttattcaAAGTTATATAGGTGTTATATACAAAGTTTTCAGACCCAGATCGTTCATtaaaccgtaaaagggagaggttcaaggtttttgaggttgaATCGGAGTTGAACTGTGATGacgttataattaatttaataattattttaaatatatataaatattaaattagtaaaaaatagaaaaattaactaaaatagtccaattaaaactataaatcCATATTTTAACTATGTCTAATATATCCATCTATAGCCCAAATATGAAATATctatccaataataataataaccatttttttataaaaagaaaattaaaagcatcaGATTGTCTTTCCAATTTCCACTTTCCAACGCCCACGTGACTAGCTGTCTAGCTTACATTCACAAACCTAAAAAAGCACTAGaaacaaaagtaaatgaaaTTAAAGGAAGAGATAAAAAAGCAATACAAACAAAAGCATATGAAGAAAGAATTGTTAtgttatgtccataatattttttgcaatattttcacaagaatCACATCAAAATATTATGtagaaagttgttactagttctaatttgaacccactactgaaattattttttttactctccaatattagctaataacaatctattacttaaaatttattgtgaaaatattgtgatagcaTTTCTTAATGGCCATTTCTTAATATTAAATACCACAcgtttgaattaaaaaaaaaaaattaccacacgattacataaaaataaataaaactaaggGACAAAGACAACCACACATTTTCATATGGACCCAATTTATTACTCAACTCTCAACGTCACAGTTATCACATTCATATATTCACAtcaaaaaaaggagaagagagagagagaggggaattTGAAGCGCCAATGGAGATCGAGGTGCACAGATTGAAGGCCAACGGAGATCGAGGTCACCGAAAGGACAAAGCCAGTGGAGATCAACATTCACCATGTAGCACCATCTCGTCCGCCACCCCACCGCCTTTCATCCTCCTCCCCCCCACCAAACTGGGTCAGATTggcttgttctttttttttttttttcatatttacttGTTCTAATTCAACTTTATTGTAAGAATTAGactttgttttgtattttttgtttggattatGTGAGACGTTTTTTGAGAGTGAAACAAAGAGATTGAAATAAATATCAGACATTTTCTGGGTCAGATCAGAcattttctaatttctttttacttttattcaaattctttactagtggatttttttttttttgaccaaaaatagtaaatattCTAGTATGGtggctttaatttttttttttaaaaagggacCTATGAGAACCGCGAGAACCATTCACGGTTCTTAGAACCGTGAGGTTCGACAGCAGTTCACACGGGTCCCTGCATTTTTCCCATAGAGTGGTTCTTGAGGCTAAAAGAACCGCAAAAATGAGTGGTTCGAGGTTTTTCCGGTCAGACCATACGGTCCAATTCGAGTTTCAAAACCTTGGTTATATATACATCTATTATCCCCTTTTTTCTGCCCAGGAGAAATTGATGATTGAGGGTGAAATCTCAATGTGACTTATATAAAGCAAGAAATGGGGTTTGTTAAGaaccaaaatcttcaaaaaataaaatctctctGATGCAAAGAGCAAGATCATCTTTAAATACTATGTTATCAACAATATAAATTACAATATTTAGGTCAACTTTAATTATGGTTCTCATGCATTCAGGTCCTCCACCCATGATCCTCCACTTCCTCCACTTTGGTGTGATAGTCagattctttcttcttcttcttcttcttcttcttcttcttatgaAGACTAGCGGGAGGGCAAACCTGAACCAGCCCATCTTTAGCAGACAAAACTCATGAAAGATGGATGAGATGGGTTGGGATTCccaaaagaagaacaaaatgaTGCCAACAACAACAAGCAAGGGAAATAGGGAATGAACCATGCCATCACTTTACTTTCTATTTGTAGCCGCCCAGGATGAAATAATGGCAcaatccaattttttatttttgaaaagagaTAACTTTTTCTCATTGTTAATGTTATTTGTACTCTAACAAGTAATTATGCATAGAGCATTCACAGAAGCctcaacaaaattttagttatattgTTACTAAAATCTctacatttttttacttaaatataGTCTGTTAGTCACGTTCATTTGtatggcattatttttctttaatgatatatcataattttgattggtcgaaaactgaaattttaatatacatTAAATGATAAATTCTTGCAAATGATCTTTTGCTCTTCCTAGGTATTATGAATGAAATATGTAGTCCTTTGacattttatatgtaaaatagGTCTGTGCAACAACTAGCTAGTTCCATCTGCCCAAATTATCAAGTCCGCTCTGCTCTACACCACCCCTCATGGATATAAtatttaggctaaaatgcaaaacctaCTTTCTAAGTCTTTTTAGAATGCATTTTAGTTATCTAACTTTGCTTtcgttcatttcagtcctctaaatttcaaatttattcaattaaggtctTTCTgtcaacttttgttaaaattttttgaaaaaaaaaattggaaaatacttttcaatcattaattgaataaacttgaaagttagaaaACTGAAATGAACGAAAGCAAAGATAAAAGACTGAAATAATTTTTGATGAAACATAGAGagtaaattttgcattttagcctaataTTTATTTCCAAACAAGTTGGGTGGGTTCAACTATTAAAGTGGTGGGTCGACCCaacctacatatatatatatatatatatatatagttttttttttttattaacttcatGATTTATACATGCTAATATGGAAAATACGATACTTTTCCGACGTATTTGTAAGCATACTAATGTCATGGatatgatgatttttttctttttatagaaaaaagttagaaaatacTCATACCATAAGAAGTGTGTACTTTGATTTATGAGAAAATAGACACTTCCTATGGTTTgctataataatttatatttttgttacatGCCCTTCAATGTTATACAGAACTTAGAGgaaatactttttaaatttattcgtaaatggtaaataaaatttgaaatttagtgTACTACACATAACTAAAAGAAACCCATCTAATCTATTGAGTTGAAACCAGGCAAATTTTCAACTAACCCACCATTTTTGTATATAGGTTGGTGGGTTGGTGGTAGGTTGGATTTTTTCAACCAGCCCAATCCAGCCCACGCACACTCCTATCATAAATGTAAGTCTCGACGGTTGAATTGCGTTAATCTCTTTAGTACTTCCTTTGTCATCTTCTTTTTGATTGATGAGAACCCATAGGTTCTTATGGAACTCAAGAAGAGTATAAGGTCAGAGCCACTGTTGGACTAGGGGAGCAATGGccccctaatttttttaaaaatatattattatatatatgtgtactaatttagcaattttgttctataaaattacatttttctccTCTTCAACAATATcgttgattcttttaagagtaatgttgtactcacaaactttttaaaacatttttactaatttttttagtaaaaaatttttattggttcacATATGTGCCCACcacttacataattttttacttaccaTTAACCACTTATCATCACATCAGCAATTTATAATATAAGTTTgtagctctagcattttcctcattttagtgaccataaaaaatttatagatctaaaatctaaaacaaaatatacaagcctaaaaaaattatctcaacaacaaaaattaccaatagtaaaactaaaaaaattaaacccaattaaccaattttatccaaaataaacaaccctgccttttaaaaaattctaaacaaaaataattcttttcttacaaagaaaaaaaaaaaaaaaaatcacattgtATCTCCTCACTAACATAATTTTCCTCTTGATGATGATTTCCAGTAAAATCACATTGTTAATCACCCATTATTATCTaccttatttattttcttcctatTATTAAAAGGAAATATTACCATTTCTTCATGCATATTGGTAACTTTATTCACTACTCATTTCTAACTCACAATACATTGCTTCATAGTAAATGATTTTGTCACACAATATTGACATGTTTATAAAACAATTTCTTGTGAGTTTCTTGCATATTACTCATGGCACCATTTTAATggcgttgttgttgttgttgttgttgttgttgttttttttttttgatggaaagatTGAACTTCTTATTTAaccaactgaagaagaaaaaggtacATCCTAAGTACACGTGTACGGAGTTTCCTCCAACCAAACCACAAAGTCACCAATCTGTTTAGTAAATTGGGCTAGAATGTGGGCAGGCCTATTGCCTTCCTGTTTGATATGAGTGAAACTAATAAATCTAAAAAGCTGAGCAAGAATGACGTTGTTTTTATAAGCCCTTGATGTAGGAGAAAGTATACGATATTTCAGGAACCCCgatttagggcctgtttggtagagATGTTTTAGTAATGTTAttcaaaatgatgtgaaaactaagatttaaaaagtattatgaaaacaCGTATTTAAAGTACtcataatacaaaaaatgtgtttagtaCTATATTTCTAATAACgtcttttcaaaaataaaaaaacataattgtgtatttggtatgtgtgtgtgtgtgtgttttttaaaatGTGATGACATGTAGTCTAATCAGTGGAACCTACAATTTTTTACTCATTTACAAAAGTGGCATTGAGCAACgttatttgaaaattgaaaactagtAAGAGGAGTCTTCTAAATTCCGTAtttaaacaccctaaaataaGAAACGTAACTCAAACACTCCGAAAAAAATTCTCTTatcaaacattttatttatttatttttttggacccacaattttcagtatttaaacactAGAAACTGTTGTTCTGGTTAGTGTTTctaagttgaataaaaaattgaccTATGTATAAAGATTACAAGTCAGCAAACTCTTGCTTTACCCCTTtttgcaaaatcaaaattttcatctctCTGAGTGTGCATTTGGCTCCATCttaaaaagttagtttattttattattcagcttatttttgctattatttataggtcccactgtactttttggtactattcatgagtcttactgtactatttcagctaacttttacctttatctatagtaccttcaacaaaaagtttttagtttcaataaaataagccaatcccaaacaaaccctaatgagtcacccaaaaaataaaaaataaaaaattcatctcTCTCCCTCAAGGAAGTATACCCTATTACGAGTGTATACTTTCTCCCACTCACAAGCTAGTGGGACCCACAGCTGGTGGACTGTGGGTTCCACCCGCTGTgagaggagagaaacatacacaCGTAACAAGATGTATTTTCTCCTCTCCCTCTCTGTTTCTATCTGCACCATCATAGTCCACAGCACACCAGCACCTCCATCTTCTCTCAACTCCAAACCTTTACAGCCATTACCTAGCATCGCAGCCAGAGATAGAGATACGCTAGCCATCATCACCGGTTCCAACGATACTGACCTTTGTCTCGTCAAAAAACGCCCAAAACCGTCTCTCTTTTTCGTCGTTTCCAACCACTAACGCCAAAAGTTTTCTTGCCGCTTCTAACACCTGACGTTGCAAgaaagttttcttttctctctttttcaatttattttctgaatttttctGTTTACATATGTATTTtgcttcttatatatatatatatatatatatatatatataattagcaTATACATTCATATTTAGAaaggatttaatatatattttttgggttttgtgctCTTTCTGAATCATGTATGCTATGTTATTCTATGTAGAATTGTGATTTTTGAGATACCCATATACTATTTTGACTTTTCCTGAGGAAATTGTTGTTAGTGTTATGTAATTTTAGTGATAGACAATAAGCCCTTTTCATTTTCTGCATCAAAGAATCTGTTTCTTTTGGCCGCTCAGATAAGCagatttgttatttatttatttatctatttttgataGTACCCATGAATGTAGTCATAGAGTTTGTGATATGATATTAGATTGTGTTCCTGTATGTGCCTTTTATTGTCTTGTGTGTTTTTTCGCAACAAATTGGCTTCAAAGCTATTGGTTTGGAATCCAAGAGACAGCAAGCGCAACGTTTGAGGTGGACCATTAGATAGGATGAATAGTTTTAGCCTTTGATAAAGTACTCTCAAAGTCATGGTGCAGCAAAATTTGATAAAAGCATACTATCGGAAATTACAAAAGTCGGCCACTATGTCCAATGATGAACTGGAAGAGCTTAAGATGAAAATAGTGAGTACTATTCATGTGAGTCTTGCCTTAGGGGTAAAGCTATAGCGTGTTGAATGAAACTTCTCCCCAAAAATTGTGGAAAAAGTTAGAGAAGATATATATGTCAAAGTTGCTtataaatcttttatacttgaaAAGAAGTTGCATCAACTAAATATGGGGTAAAGTAGTTATATTCAGGATCATTTGATTGCTTTTAATATATTGACTAAATTTTTCAGCATGGATGTCAAGATCGAGTGGGAGGATTAAACCCTATTGCTTTTAACCTTGCTCTTTCCTTTGTATGATACTTTGTTGACTACACTGTTGGTTGGTAAAGATACTTAAAAGTTAGAAGGGTGGGCAAATGGGCCAAAATGGTAAAATACCCCTTTCACCCAAAAATTCAAGCAAAATGCCCAtattctgaaactatttagggatatGTCCCTGTTTTCAAActcgattttttaaaaatcgagtttcaatgaaaaactcaattCACCCAAAATCGAGTTACTTGCAAAAACTTACAGAACAAGGTTACTTCCATGTAAgtaaaaaatcgagtttcaatgaaaaactagATTCGCCCAAAATCGAGTTACTTGCAGTTTTGTTCTTCCTAAGGACACACAAATTGTCATGGGTTTTATGTAGTTATAAAGAGGTAGGTTTTGATGATGAGCACCTTTCCTTAGGACTCAACATAAACTATGCAATTtgaccacataattttttttctatttgtttgaatttgaCTTTGAGATCTCTGATAAGGCTTTTTGAAAATCTTGTCACAAAGAACACCAAGCTGATCACTTGTCAAACATGTTAACAAGCAcaaatgattaaatatttttatttctttgcgcAATTCTCCAGTACACAATGTATAAAGGGTAGGTTTTGACAATGATTATTCTAATGAGCTCTTCtagcaaagaaagaaagaaaaaaatttaaaaaagaaaaagaaaaagagaaaaagaaacccaTTCTAATAGGCTCAcattttctcaataaaataaaaatatcatgcaACTTAAAACTTTGACTTTTAGAAAAGATTTTGAAAGTCATAGCAAGCAAGAGTGGCTTCTCGAATGtgtatattttttgaatgggtAGAAGATGACAATATTTTGTAACTTTTAATGACATTTTTCAGGTTTAAAACCACCCTTCcttcactttatatatatatatatatatatattttttactatattcATTGTCATATTTGTTGGGTAAGACtatatatagtttttctttttatatttcatatttggaATTGAGTTTGAtgctaaaagaaaatatattatttttattaataaaacatgATGTTGTGAAGAACAAGAATCTAgctaaataattatttttgtattatatatgtCATTCAAAAATATTAGACTACAATTTCAATGAATTTAccataatttataatttaaattttgtcattatgttttggaggaaaaaaatgACGTGATATTGTATATACAAATGTAATGataatttgagaaaaataaataattactatAAGATTCTTAAgaataaaccaaacataaaaatttCATATTCCTATGAATCTTATTAAATCCCTaatcaaaccaaacataggaaCAATTAGATTATCAAGCATCTAAATTACTAGGCATCACTTCTCAATTGGATGCCAGTGGTAACATAGATTCCTGTAACATGTTGATATAATTATTGGTCCGATTAGAATTGATACTATCCCTATATTGGAGCTTGTATGTGTTTGAAGGCTTTTATTATTGTCCAATTTTACTTTGGGAGTGGAAACTGTTTAGGTTTGGAGCAATGAGAAGTATGAGAGTGTGGAGCACAGGGTGATAGTGAACTCAGAGAGGGAATAGTTCTCTATTCCATTTTTCTTCCTACTAGCACTCTCCACCATGTATAAGCCCTTGGAAGAGCTGACAAATGAGAAAAATCCTAATAAATATGAGCATACACTGGGTTGAGTTTATAAATATTAGAATGCGaagtaattttcaaaaacttgacaACTTGCAAATTAATCATTTCAAGATATCAGAGTAAGCTAGTTGGAGGTAGTATTATCTATTGGGACCAATAACCTTTAGAATTCAATAGATTACTACTTTGTACACACAAATAAGCAATTCTACGATTAAACATGATTCAATCAATTTTCCTTATATTGTAGAAGGTTAGAAacacaagttttattattattaaaacaatatcattttcatAGAGAGCCTTGTGCCATAATACCACTGGCTTATTTACTACAAGCTACggcttataaattataattctCTCTCTGATTATAATACATTGCTAGTGAATCAATGGCCCATGCATTGAAAGTGGATTAAGAATATTTCTCAGCAATGCCTTGGAGATGAGACCAAAGCTCTATTGTCTTAGACATCATGACCATGTGATCTGATCCTTTGATCTCCACCACATCATTGGGTGGATTTCTCTCAATCATCCACAATTGAAAATCTCTCTTTATCGCCTTATCTTTTTCAGCTATGATGAAAACCCTTTTAACTGACCCATACTTCTTAGTAGTCAGCATTATCTGCTTTGACAAGTCTTCATCACTAAACAAACGTAATGGTCTCAACAACAAGGCAGCCAGTGTCAAATCCTACAACAAATTGCAACATAAAATGTTAGAGCACTTGTTTGAACATGATCAGAAAGTTGACATGTTAGTTTCAAGAAGaagttttggaaaagaaaatgcatTTCTTACCTTAATTGGACTAAGCGGGAACAAATCTAATGCCGAGTACAAGGGCCCGAAGATGAAAGTAGTTGGAGGGTTGTTTGGGCCTTGGCCATATGTAAAGTGATTGTCAAGCTGAGGGCCTTGTTGGCTCACTCTCTGTAATAATAAGATAAATCAgtgtcaaaagactcaaaactcaAAGAGTGGGATTGGTGTTACAGGAGTGAAGTGAAAACTTATTTCTAAGGATCACATATCTGATAGCACCAACttaataaaggttttttttttttttttttttttaaaaaaaaagaaaagaaaagtcaatagagtattcaaaaaatttaatagagtTGATAACTAACAACTATGAATTTCTAATCATGAAATTTGTATAggtaaatagattttttttttttttttgaaacagaaGCATATCATTCATTTACTCAACAAAATTAGCATCTTGGTACAAAACTTCTCTAGCTATTGGaggaacatcttccatccaatACATATCCTCAGTAATATCCCTAGCAAATTGGGCTAATACATGAGCAACCCGATTTCCCCCTCTTCTAACACAATCAATCCTTACCCATTGCAAATTACAAATCAAATGTTGAATATCCCCAACCACATTCCCTAGCAAGGATTGATCAATCTTCAGTGATGAAATAGCTGTCATAGCCAAACTATTATCTCCTTCAATAACTAATTCTAAGAAACCTGCATCCACTGCAAATTCAATCGCTTTCCTACAAGCAAGGAGTTTAGCTTTTGTACTACAAAACACTTCCGGACCCTTATCTACCATGGCTGCCATAACCTCTCCTTTCTCATTGCGTATAATAGCACCAAAACTAGAACTGTTGAGGCTTGAAAACACTGCTGCATCAAAGTTAAGCTTGAAGACTGAGGAGGAGGCTGCCAAGTATCCCGAGCTGGCTGCCTAGCTGATTCAGTTCTCATTTGATCTTGGGCAGTCCGAAAGTCCCATAACAGCTCCCTAGCTTAAGTGATCAACCATCCCGGGTCATGGAATTTCCCTCCATAGACAACCCGATTTCTTTGATTCCAAATTTGCCAAGCTTGCACCAAAAACTCCTCCATGTCATGTAGCTAAATCCGATCCAGCAAGTACTTTATTAGGTGAGTAAAATCAGCCAAACCCGATACCCCCTTCTGCAGAATTTTCAAGCTACCAGCCCACACATCCTTGGCCGCTTCACACTCCCACAAAGTATGGATTGCTGACTCTGGAAATCTCATACATATAGGACACATCTCATCCTCAATTATTTTTCGTTTTGacagattttgttttgttggcaaTATATCATTGCAAGCTCTCCACCCAAACACTTTAATCTTGTTTGGAATCCGAAGTTTCCATAATGCAGCCCACACTTCTTTCCCTACGTAACCCCTTGAGCTTTCAGCTAAATTTCCACCATGCAATAATTCCCTCGCCACCTTATATGTAGACTTGACAGTAAAAAACCCCTTTTTATGGTGCATCCAGATTAAAGTATCTTCCACATCTAGTCGGCTTAGTTGGATTCTACAAATGGCTTCCGCATCTGCCTGCTCAAACATGTCCAAAATAAATTCAGACCTCCAAGTATGCAACTCTTGATCAATTAATTCAACCACAGCCACCTCTCGGACCTCCTCCCTAAGTGGAAACAAAGGTGCATTTGTTGGATAATTCGGTATCCATTTAACCCCTGAAACTCGAATAGAAAGACCATTCCCAACTCTCCAACAACACCCCTGCTTTAGAATAGGCAAAGCAACTACAATACTCCTCCACACCAAAGAACAATTTAGGGATTCCTTAGCCTCTAATAAGTGAGTTCTAGGGAAATATCTAGCTTTAAGGCATTAATATACTAAAGAACTATCATCATGCAGCAACCTCCACCTTTGTTTAGCTAACATAGCTAAATTAAATGCCCTTAAATCCCTAAAACCCATTCCTCCATCCTTCTTTGATCTTGTTAACTTCTCCCATCTTTGCCAATGAATTTTCTGTTCATCCTCCacttgcccccaccaaaatttagTACACATCGCATCAAGTTCATCACACAATTTTAAAGGAAGTTGAAACACACTCATGGTATATATAGGAATCGATTGAGCAACAGCTTTTATAAGTATCTCCTTACCAGCCCTAAACAACAGCTTCCCTTTCCAACCCTGCAACTTCTTCCAAATTCTATCCTTCAAATAAGAGAATGCATGATATTTAGATCTCCCTACTAAGGTAGGCAGCCACAAATATGAGTCAAAACGGTATACCTCCTACACTCCCAAAACCCTCAGAATATCATGCTTTTGGCTAACTGAAGTGTTTCTGCTGAAAAAGACTGAGGACTTCTCCAAGTTGATGCATTGACCCGAAGCATTAGCATAAGTTTGAAGCACCTCAAAAATTACTTCCACTTCATTTTGTGTTGCCCTGCAGAATAAAAGGGAATCATCTGCGAACAAGAAGTTTGAAACTTTTGGTACCCCTCTGCAAATAGAAGCTCCATGGATTTTACCATCATTCTCTGCTTTTGCCAATAAAGATGTGAAACCCTCTGCACACAACAAAAACAAGTATGGAGAAAGAGGGTCTCCTTGTCGAATTCCCCAAGATGGAAGCACATTCCCaagtggctcgtgtttgtgatgagtaaggttaagtgatctcttgtacttaacactcgtaccactctttttgatgggaaggactagaaaatcctaagagaaaagcataaataaccatctcaccactattgcccgccaatcatgaaatgacatttgtatgcttcggcataggaaaagtggaatgtcaaaatgcttaacataattggatatttcttttctctctcttatatgcctatgcatggtttgcttaaaagaaaaatatgcaaagaaaataaaagcaaaaagaataaaaatgttttatatatgattgcaagcgtgtattctaagAGATGTAGGAGtcataggatgtacctcgaaggtgatagtccccatcaaatagttatgaatgtgtgtgagttaaagtgattttttcatatctcaaattgtcataacatgtaaacacttatgcaatcttgcgatatttttcacacacaacacgcaatattctttgctactcttgatacatgtgcaggtacaatatgatttggccatcataaggaata encodes:
- the LOC115990258 gene encoding salicylic acid-binding protein 2-like; protein product: MVDKGPEVFCSTKAKLLACRKAIEFAVDAGFLELVIEGDNSLAMTAISSLKIDQSLLGNVVGDIQHLICNLQWVRIDCVRRGGNRVAHVLAQFARDITEDMYWMEDVPPIARERVSQQGPQLDNHFTYGQGPNNPPTTFIFGPLYSALDLFPLSPIKDLTLAALLLRPLRLFSDEDLSKQIMLTTKKYGSVKRVFIIAEKDKAIKRDFQLWMIERNPPNDVVEIKGSDHMVMMSKTIELWSHLQGIAEKYS